The following proteins are co-located in the Microbacterium sp. Clip185 genome:
- a CDS encoding copper resistance CopC family protein, translating into MSLSRRIVAGIVVAFAAVLAVAAPASAHDELLSSTPESGQRLTEAPTQVTLTFSADVLDTGAAVIVADAEGHDWAATEPVLDGPTVSVDLQPDMPAAGYEVRWRVVSSDGHPIAGTVPFTIGDGTPLERTAQPTAPTDDEPAAQSDDPTADEAGQENAGALRIAFVGAAGAGIAVALFALILFLRRRSDARGTDDTEQ; encoded by the coding sequence ATGTCCCTGTCGCGACGTATCGTCGCGGGGATCGTGGTGGCGTTCGCCGCCGTCTTGGCGGTGGCCGCTCCCGCGTCCGCTCACGATGAACTTCTCTCCTCCACGCCCGAAAGCGGGCAACGACTCACCGAAGCGCCCACGCAGGTCACGCTGACCTTCTCCGCCGACGTGCTCGACACCGGTGCGGCGGTGATCGTCGCCGACGCCGAGGGGCACGACTGGGCCGCCACCGAGCCGGTCCTCGACGGCCCGACGGTCAGCGTCGACCTGCAGCCGGACATGCCGGCAGCAGGGTACGAGGTGCGGTGGCGCGTGGTGTCGTCGGACGGGCATCCGATCGCCGGCACCGTGCCGTTCACGATCGGTGACGGCACGCCTCTCGAGCGCACGGCGCAGCCGACGGCTCCGACGGACGACGAACCGGCGGCGCAATCGGACGATCCGACGGCCGACGAGGCCGGTCAGGAGAACGCCGGAGCGCTGCGCATCGCGTTCGTCGGCGCCGCGGGCGCGGGCATCGCGGTCGCGCTCTTCGCACTCATCCTCTTCCTTCGCCGCCGCTCCGACGCGCGCGGCACGGACGACACCGAGCAGTGA
- the lpdA gene encoding dihydrolipoyl dehydrogenase gives MTARSTDVAIIGGGSGGYAAALRAAELGKKVIVIEADKVGGTCLHRGCVPTKALLHVGETADAVREGPSLGVKATLEEIDVPAMHAFRVDLVAKKYKGLQGLLAARGVEIIPGRGRIVSPGVVEVDGETIRATDIVVATGARTRTLGIELGGRILSSETALELDQVPSRAIVLGGGVIGVEFASLWRSLGAEVTVVEAADTLVPAEDEILRQQLARAFRRRGIQTRLGSPFAAVTQDSEQVRVELADGTVITGDYLLVAVGREPAADGIGLEEAGVVLDRGFVVVDERLRTAVPGIWAVGDIVAGPQLAHRGFQHGIAVAERIAGLEPTIVSDELVPRVVYSSPELASVGITRAVAEDRYGADGIRVVDYNLAGNARSEILGGGGVARVIRRVDGPVVGVHLAGPRVGELITEAQLVIGWDAHPEDVVPFIHAHPTQSEALSEAFLALAGKPLHTL, from the coding sequence GTGACCGCCCGCAGCACTGACGTCGCCATCATCGGCGGCGGCAGCGGGGGCTACGCGGCGGCCCTGCGCGCAGCGGAGCTGGGTAAGAAGGTCATCGTCATCGAGGCCGACAAGGTCGGCGGTACGTGCCTGCACCGAGGCTGTGTCCCTACGAAGGCGCTTCTGCACGTCGGCGAGACGGCGGATGCGGTCCGTGAAGGACCGTCTTTGGGCGTGAAAGCGACGCTCGAGGAGATCGACGTTCCCGCGATGCACGCGTTCCGCGTAGATCTGGTCGCGAAGAAGTACAAGGGGCTGCAAGGCCTGCTGGCTGCACGCGGCGTGGAGATCATCCCCGGCCGGGGCCGCATCGTCTCCCCCGGCGTGGTCGAGGTGGACGGCGAGACGATTCGAGCGACCGACATCGTCGTCGCCACGGGAGCGCGCACGCGCACTCTCGGGATCGAGCTCGGCGGCCGCATCCTCTCCAGCGAGACAGCGCTCGAGCTCGACCAGGTTCCGTCGCGGGCGATCGTGCTGGGCGGAGGAGTCATCGGTGTCGAGTTCGCCAGCCTGTGGCGCTCCCTCGGTGCCGAGGTCACGGTCGTAGAGGCTGCCGACACCCTCGTACCGGCCGAGGACGAGATCCTGCGTCAGCAGCTCGCCCGCGCCTTCCGCCGCCGTGGCATCCAGACGCGGCTCGGCTCCCCCTTCGCCGCAGTCACGCAGGATTCGGAGCAGGTTCGGGTGGAGTTGGCCGACGGCACCGTGATCACCGGCGACTACCTTCTGGTGGCCGTGGGCCGCGAGCCCGCGGCCGACGGCATCGGACTCGAGGAGGCCGGGGTCGTCCTCGACCGAGGCTTCGTCGTCGTCGACGAGCGGCTGCGCACCGCTGTGCCGGGCATCTGGGCCGTCGGCGACATCGTGGCGGGACCGCAACTCGCCCACCGCGGCTTCCAGCACGGCATCGCCGTAGCCGAGCGCATCGCGGGCCTGGAGCCGACGATCGTCTCGGACGAGCTGGTCCCCCGCGTGGTGTACAGCTCACCGGAGCTTGCATCGGTGGGCATCACCCGCGCAGTGGCCGAGGATCGATACGGCGCCGACGGCATCCGTGTCGTCGACTACAACCTCGCGGGCAACGCACGCAGTGAGATCCTGGGCGGCGGCGGCGTCGCACGGGTGATCCGACGCGTCGACGGCCCGGTGGTGGGCGTCCATCTCGCGGGCCCGCGAGTGGGCGAGCTGATCACCGAAGCGCAACTGGTGATCGGCTGGGATGCGCACCCCGAGGATGTGGTTCCCTTCATCCACGCGCACCCCACGCAGAGCGAGGCGCTGTCCGAAGCGTTCCTGGCCCTGGCAGGCAAGCCCCTGCACACGCTATGA
- a CDS encoding DUF4191 domain-containing protein, with protein sequence MAARDSAPEKRPGFFSQLKTLYRYTKDAYSWLPYALIGIVLLGIALGAGVGFLIPPFAVWSVILWGITGLFAGILGSLILTTRLSTTAMYKQIDGMPGAAGRVMSVSLGRRWQASEMPVGINPRTQEAVYRAVGRGGIVLVGEGARGRLTRLIADERSKAQRVASGVPVTVFYVGHGEDEVPIAKLASTIKALPKKIDRTTMAAVIKRIDSVSQSLTSLPIPKGVDPNRVRAQRPR encoded by the coding sequence ATGGCAGCCCGCGATTCCGCACCCGAGAAGCGCCCCGGATTCTTCTCGCAGTTGAAGACCCTGTACCGCTACACCAAGGACGCGTACTCCTGGCTGCCGTACGCCCTGATCGGCATCGTGCTTCTCGGCATCGCGCTCGGCGCGGGCGTCGGGTTCCTCATCCCGCCGTTCGCTGTCTGGAGCGTCATCCTCTGGGGCATCACGGGTCTGTTCGCCGGCATCCTGGGCTCGCTCATTCTGACCACGCGCCTGTCGACGACCGCGATGTACAAGCAGATCGACGGCATGCCCGGTGCCGCCGGGCGTGTGATGTCGGTGTCGCTCGGACGCCGCTGGCAGGCCAGCGAGATGCCCGTCGGCATCAACCCCCGCACCCAGGAGGCCGTGTATCGCGCCGTCGGGCGCGGCGGCATCGTCCTCGTGGGCGAGGGCGCCCGCGGTCGTTTGACGCGTCTCATCGCCGATGAGCGTTCGAAGGCGCAGCGCGTGGCGTCGGGGGTCCCCGTGACCGTGTTCTACGTGGGTCACGGCGAGGACGAGGTGCCGATCGCCAAGCTCGCAAGCACGATCAAGGCCCTTCCGAAGAAGATCGACCGCACCACGATGGCCGCCGTCATCAAGCGCATCGACTCCGTGTCGCAGTCGCTGACGTCGCTGCCGATTCCGAAGGGCGTCGATCCCAACCGCGTGCGGGCGCAGCGCCCGCGTTGA
- the glnA gene encoding type I glutamate--ammonia ligase, translating to MFSDSSEVLKFIKDEDVKFLDIRFTDLPGVQQHFNIPASTVDEEFFTVGQLFDGSSIRGFANIHESDMQLIPDVSTAYLDPFREAKTLVMVFDIYNPRNGEIYSKDPRQVAKKAEKYLASTGIADTAFFAPEAEFYIFDDVRYEVKQNSSFYSVDSEEGAWNTGRAEEGGNLANKTPYKGGYFPVSPVDKTADLRDDISLRLIEAGLILERAHHEVGTGGQQEINYRFDTMVHAADDILKFKYIVKNVAEQWGKVATFMPKPLFGDNGSGMHTHQSLWNDGKPLFYDEKGYGGLSDIARWYIGGILAHAPAVLAFTNPTLNSYHRLVKGFEAPVNLVYSAGNRSAAIRIPITGTNPKAKRIEFRAPDASGNPYLAFAAQLMAGLDGIKNRIEPHEPVDKDLYELPPEEAKGIPQVPNSLLDSLEALRADHEFLLQGGVFTEELIETWIEYKIENEIQPIAQRPHPFEYELYFGV from the coding sequence ATGTTCAGTGATTCATCCGAGGTGCTGAAGTTCATCAAGGACGAGGACGTCAAGTTCCTCGACATCCGCTTCACGGATCTCCCTGGTGTGCAGCAGCACTTCAACATCCCCGCGTCCACCGTCGACGAGGAGTTCTTCACCGTCGGCCAGCTGTTCGACGGCTCGTCGATCCGCGGGTTCGCGAACATCCACGAATCGGACATGCAGCTCATCCCCGACGTGTCGACCGCGTACCTCGACCCGTTCCGCGAGGCGAAGACGCTCGTCATGGTCTTCGACATCTACAACCCGCGCAACGGCGAGATCTACTCGAAGGACCCCCGTCAGGTCGCCAAGAAGGCCGAGAAGTACCTCGCCTCCACCGGCATCGCCGACACCGCGTTCTTCGCCCCCGAGGCCGAGTTCTACATCTTCGACGACGTCCGCTACGAGGTGAAGCAGAACTCGAGCTTCTACTCGGTCGACTCCGAAGAGGGCGCCTGGAACACGGGCCGCGCCGAAGAGGGCGGCAACCTGGCCAACAAGACCCCGTACAAGGGCGGCTACTTCCCCGTCTCCCCCGTCGACAAGACGGCGGACCTCCGCGACGACATCAGCCTGCGCCTCATCGAGGCGGGCCTGATCCTCGAGCGCGCGCACCACGAGGTGGGCACCGGCGGACAGCAGGAGATCAACTACCGCTTCGACACCATGGTGCACGCGGCCGACGACATCCTGAAGTTCAAGTACATCGTCAAGAACGTCGCCGAGCAGTGGGGCAAGGTCGCGACCTTCATGCCCAAGCCGCTCTTCGGCGACAACGGCTCCGGCATGCACACGCACCAGTCGCTGTGGAACGACGGCAAGCCGCTGTTCTACGACGAGAAGGGCTACGGCGGCCTGTCCGACATCGCCCGCTGGTACATCGGCGGCATCCTGGCGCACGCGCCCGCCGTGCTGGCGTTCACCAACCCCACGCTGAACAGCTACCACCGTCTGGTGAAGGGCTTCGAGGCTCCGGTCAACCTGGTCTACTCGGCCGGCAACCGCTCGGCGGCCATCCGCATCCCGATCACGGGCACCAACCCGAAGGCCAAGCGCATCGAGTTCCGCGCGCCCGACGCCTCGGGCAACCCGTACCTCGCGTTCGCCGCGCAGCTCATGGCCGGTCTCGACGGCATCAAGAACCGCATCGAGCCGCACGAGCCGGTCGACAAGGACCTCTACGAGCTTCCCCCCGAGGAGGCCAAGGGCATCCCGCAGGTGCCGAACTCGCTGCTCGACTCGCTCGAGGCGCTGCGCGCCGACCACGAGTTCCTGCTGCAGGGCGGTGTCTTCACCGAGGAGCTCATCGAGACCTGGATCGAGTACAAGATCGAGAACGAGATCCAGCCGATCGCTCAGCGCCCGCACCCCTTCGAGTACGAGCTCTACTTCGGCGTCTGA
- a CDS encoding RDD family protein, producing MPETPVESRYPGERLGLPRTGSTSVARVGRRLLALLIDWTCATILAVAFLRYDPWALPGEAGPSTFAPMLVFALVQILFIPLIGGSPGHRILGMRLVLVRGGWIGLWRPIVRTLLLLLVIPAVVWDADQRGLHDQAAGSVLIRG from the coding sequence ATGCCCGAGACCCCCGTCGAATCCCGTTATCCCGGTGAGCGCCTCGGGCTGCCCCGTACCGGATCGACCTCGGTCGCTCGCGTCGGCCGGCGCCTTCTGGCGCTGCTGATCGACTGGACCTGCGCCACGATCCTGGCCGTCGCCTTCCTGCGGTACGACCCGTGGGCGCTTCCGGGGGAAGCGGGACCCTCGACGTTCGCCCCGATGCTGGTGTTCGCGCTGGTGCAGATCCTGTTCATCCCGCTGATCGGCGGAAGCCCGGGGCACCGCATCCTCGGCATGCGGCTGGTTCTCGTCAGGGGCGGATGGATCGGCCTGTGGCGACCGATCGTCCGTACGCTGTTGCTGCTGCTCGTCATCCCCGCGGTCGTGTGGGACGCCGACCAGCGCGGGCTGCATGATCAGGCCGCGGGCAGCGTGCTCATCCGCGGCTGA
- a CDS encoding Dyp-type peroxidase, producing the protein MSPRDPDDTAVRTRATRRQFLLGGAVAGIGAAAAIAIDAALPASPSAPSAVAPLNGDVTVPFYGVHQAGVDTDAQSHAVFLALDLKPEVDRDGLRRLMRTLSDDAARMTQGEPALADSEPELALAPARLTVTFAFGPRFVAVAGGAAPAWLAPLPAFGIDRLQPEYCDGDLLIQVASDDPVTLAHASRMLLKDARSFASVRWTQNGFRRAHGTVKPGTTMRNLFGQVDGTANPEPGTADFDEVVWHPSGWLTGGTGVVVRRIAMDLDKWDRLDRPGRDQSVGRFQSNGAPLTGTQEHDEPDFDAKTPIGFPVIPEFSHMRRARSDDRRERIFRRGYNYDDTPVGAEISRAGLVFVSFQADVAGQFVPLQRRLDELDLLNQWTTPIGSAVFAAPPGCAPGGFIGETLLA; encoded by the coding sequence ATGTCACCGCGAGATCCCGACGACACGGCGGTGCGCACACGGGCTACCCGGCGTCAGTTCCTCCTCGGGGGAGCAGTCGCTGGAATCGGCGCTGCGGCGGCCATCGCCATCGACGCCGCGCTCCCTGCCTCGCCGTCTGCACCTTCGGCGGTCGCGCCCTTGAACGGCGACGTCACGGTGCCGTTCTACGGCGTGCACCAGGCGGGCGTCGACACGGATGCGCAGTCGCACGCCGTCTTCCTCGCCCTCGATCTGAAGCCCGAGGTCGACCGCGACGGCCTCCGCCGGCTCATGCGCACGCTGAGCGACGACGCGGCCCGGATGACGCAGGGAGAGCCCGCTCTCGCAGACTCCGAGCCCGAACTCGCGCTGGCACCGGCCCGCCTCACCGTCACGTTCGCGTTCGGACCACGCTTCGTCGCGGTGGCGGGCGGGGCCGCTCCGGCGTGGTTGGCGCCCCTGCCGGCCTTCGGCATCGACCGCCTGCAGCCGGAGTACTGCGACGGCGACCTCCTGATCCAGGTCGCCTCCGACGATCCTGTGACACTCGCTCACGCCTCGAGGATGCTGCTGAAGGATGCGCGCAGCTTCGCGAGCGTGCGGTGGACGCAGAACGGATTCCGTCGCGCGCACGGGACGGTCAAACCCGGAACCACGATGCGCAACCTCTTCGGGCAGGTGGACGGCACGGCGAATCCCGAGCCGGGCACGGCCGACTTCGACGAGGTCGTGTGGCATCCGAGCGGATGGCTCACCGGCGGCACCGGGGTGGTCGTGCGCCGCATCGCAATGGACCTCGACAAGTGGGATCGGCTGGACCGCCCAGGGCGTGACCAGTCCGTCGGGCGTTTCCAGTCGAACGGCGCGCCGCTGACGGGCACGCAGGAGCACGACGAGCCGGACTTCGACGCGAAGACGCCGATCGGCTTCCCCGTCATCCCCGAGTTCTCGCACATGCGTCGTGCACGCAGCGACGATCGTCGGGAGCGCATCTTCCGGCGCGGATACAACTACGACGACACTCCCGTCGGCGCAGAGATCTCCCGCGCGGGTCTCGTGTTCGTGTCGTTCCAGGCGGATGTGGCGGGCCAGTTCGTGCCGCTCCAGCGGCGCCTGGACGAACTCGACCTGTTGAACCAGTGGACGACGCCCATCGGGTCCGCGGTCTTCGCCGCACCCCCGGGCTGTGCGCCGGGCGGGTTCATCGGCGAGACCCTGCTGGCGTGA
- a CDS encoding PepSY-associated TM helix domain-containing protein has product MTETLIRPHQERPRPARPRGGWFGALLLRLHFYAGLLVGPFILVAATSGALYALTPQLEQVVYAHELHAPGTATRLSLADQIRSAEAYVGDGAVLSAVRPAPGPGDTTRVMFAEDGLGASESRAVFVDPGTGEIRGDLTAYGTSGALPLRTWVDNLHRNLHLGEPGRLYSELAASWLAIIVLAGGALWVMRIRKARAKRELLRPAVRRRGYRRLFSWHASVGIWVLLGALMLSATGITWSTYAGANVSALRAAVGGATPVLQTDLSGAQEAPDEHAAHHGGAAPTPTGEANPATFDAVLAIARRINVNTGEVEIKPPAAPGQAWTVTEIKRSFPTEVDAVAIDGASMQVVSRVDFADFPLLAKLARWGIDLHMGVLFGWANQLALLFIAIGIGTLVVLGYAMWWKRRPTRGGRMVGTAPARGAMRAAPWWGVLAVIAAAAVIGWWLPLVGYPLIAFVVVDVLLGLRARRRPR; this is encoded by the coding sequence ATGACCGAGACCCTCATCCGTCCGCACCAGGAGCGCCCTCGCCCGGCCCGTCCCCGCGGCGGCTGGTTCGGCGCCCTTCTGCTGCGACTGCATTTCTACGCGGGGCTGCTCGTCGGTCCCTTCATTCTGGTGGCCGCAACGAGCGGGGCCCTGTACGCGTTGACGCCGCAGCTCGAACAGGTCGTGTACGCGCACGAGCTGCATGCGCCCGGGACGGCCACGAGGCTGTCGCTCGCCGACCAGATCAGGTCGGCGGAGGCGTACGTCGGCGACGGAGCGGTGCTGAGCGCGGTGCGGCCGGCCCCGGGACCCGGTGACACCACCCGCGTCATGTTCGCCGAGGACGGGCTCGGAGCCAGCGAGTCGCGCGCGGTGTTCGTCGACCCGGGCACGGGGGAGATCCGCGGAGATCTGACCGCCTACGGGACGAGCGGCGCGCTGCCGCTGCGTACCTGGGTCGACAACCTCCACCGCAACCTCCATCTCGGCGAGCCCGGGCGTCTGTACAGCGAGCTGGCCGCATCCTGGCTTGCGATCATCGTGCTCGCCGGCGGTGCGCTGTGGGTCATGCGCATCCGGAAGGCCCGCGCGAAGCGGGAGCTCCTTCGGCCCGCGGTGCGACGGCGCGGGTACCGGCGCCTGTTCAGCTGGCACGCGTCGGTCGGGATCTGGGTTCTCCTGGGAGCGCTCATGCTCTCAGCGACAGGCATCACGTGGTCCACCTATGCCGGTGCGAACGTCTCCGCTCTGCGTGCGGCGGTCGGCGGTGCCACGCCGGTGCTGCAGACGGATCTCTCGGGTGCGCAGGAGGCGCCGGACGAGCACGCCGCGCACCACGGTGGGGCAGCACCGACGCCGACGGGAGAGGCGAACCCCGCGACGTTCGACGCCGTGCTCGCGATCGCGCGCCGGATCAACGTCAACACGGGCGAAGTCGAGATCAAGCCTCCCGCCGCGCCTGGGCAGGCGTGGACGGTGACCGAGATCAAACGCTCGTTCCCGACGGAGGTGGATGCGGTCGCCATCGACGGGGCCTCGATGCAGGTCGTCTCGCGGGTGGACTTCGCGGACTTCCCGTTGCTGGCCAAGCTCGCGCGCTGGGGGATCGATCTGCATATGGGTGTGCTCTTCGGCTGGGCGAACCAGCTCGCGCTCCTGTTCATCGCCATCGGCATCGGAACACTCGTCGTGCTCGGCTACGCGATGTGGTGGAAGCGCCGACCGACCCGCGGCGGTCGGATGGTCGGGACGGCGCCGGCGCGCGGAGCGATGCGTGCGGCGCCCTGGTGGGGCGTTCTCGCGGTCATCGCTGCCGCTGCGGTCATCGGATGGTGGCTCCCGCTGGTCGGCTATCCGCTCATCGCGTTCGTGGTGGTCGACGTGCTCCTCGGCTTGCGGGCGCGACGGCGACCTCGCTGA
- the sucB gene encoding 2-oxoglutarate dehydrogenase, E2 component, dihydrolipoamide succinyltransferase: protein MSTSVVLPALGESVTEGTVTRWLKNVGDTVEADEGLLEISTDKVDTEIPSPVSGVIEEIFFQEDDTVEVGAVLAKIGDGSGASAPAAEPEAAAAPEPAAEAAPAAEPEAAAEAAPAPAPSASGGRDVVLPELGESVTEGTVTRWLKAVGDEVAVDEPLLEISTDKVDTEIPAPFAGTLQAILVQEDETVAVGSPLARIGDGAAPAAEAAPEAPSTEKPVEVEQAEAEAPATPAPAAAPAPASAPAPAAAAPAPAAAPAAAETAGDEGSGYVTPLVRRLAAQQGVDLATVTGSGVGGRIRKEDVLKAAEAAAAPAAASAPTAPAAAKAPVEVSDLRGTTQPMSRLRKVLAKRAVESMQATAQLTTVVEVDVTKVALFRDGVKNEFQQKTGDKLSFLPFFVLAAAEALKTYPVINATVDGEQIVYPSSENISIAVDTERGLLTPVVREAGEKNLAQIAHDIADLAARTRDNKLKPDELAGGTFTVTNTGSRGALFDTPVVFLPQSAILGTGTVVKRPGVVTVDGKDAFSVRSYVYLALSYDHRIIDGADAARFLSAMKTRLETADFAGDLGI, encoded by the coding sequence ATGAGCACTTCCGTTGTCCTCCCCGCTCTCGGCGAGAGCGTCACCGAGGGAACGGTCACCCGCTGGCTCAAGAATGTGGGTGACACGGTGGAGGCGGACGAGGGTCTGCTCGAGATCTCCACCGACAAGGTCGACACCGAGATCCCCTCGCCGGTCAGCGGCGTCATCGAAGAGATCTTCTTCCAGGAGGACGACACCGTCGAGGTGGGCGCTGTCCTCGCGAAGATCGGGGACGGCTCGGGAGCATCCGCTCCCGCAGCAGAGCCCGAGGCGGCCGCGGCTCCCGAGCCCGCCGCCGAGGCTGCTCCTGCCGCCGAGCCCGAGGCTGCGGCCGAGGCAGCTCCCGCACCCGCGCCCTCCGCGTCCGGCGGTCGTGACGTCGTTCTCCCGGAACTCGGCGAGAGCGTCACCGAAGGCACCGTCACGCGCTGGCTGAAGGCCGTCGGCGACGAGGTCGCCGTGGACGAGCCGCTGCTCGAGATCTCGACCGACAAGGTCGACACGGAGATCCCCGCACCGTTCGCCGGCACCCTGCAGGCCATCCTCGTCCAGGAGGATGAGACGGTCGCCGTCGGCAGCCCGCTCGCGCGCATCGGCGACGGCGCCGCTCCGGCCGCCGAGGCCGCTCCCGAGGCTCCGTCCACCGAGAAGCCGGTCGAGGTCGAGCAGGCCGAGGCCGAGGCTCCCGCGACGCCGGCTCCGGCCGCTGCCCCAGCCCCCGCTTCCGCGCCGGCGCCCGCAGCCGCCGCGCCGGCACCCGCAGCCGCGCCCGCAGCGGCCGAGACCGCCGGCGATGAAGGCTCGGGATATGTGACGCCGCTCGTGCGCCGTCTGGCTGCTCAGCAGGGTGTCGACCTCGCGACCGTCACCGGTTCCGGGGTCGGCGGGCGCATCCGCAAGGAGGATGTGCTCAAGGCCGCCGAGGCTGCTGCCGCTCCCGCCGCAGCATCCGCTCCCACGGCCCCGGCTGCGGCCAAGGCTCCCGTCGAGGTGTCGGATCTCCGCGGCACGACGCAGCCGATGTCGCGTCTGCGCAAGGTCTTGGCGAAGCGCGCCGTCGAGTCGATGCAGGCCACCGCGCAGCTCACGACCGTCGTCGAGGTCGACGTGACGAAGGTCGCGCTGTTCCGTGACGGCGTGAAGAACGAGTTCCAGCAGAAGACGGGCGACAAGCTCTCCTTCCTGCCGTTCTTCGTGCTGGCTGCCGCCGAGGCACTGAAGACCTACCCCGTCATCAACGCGACCGTCGATGGCGAGCAGATCGTGTACCCGTCGAGCGAGAACATCTCGATCGCCGTCGACACCGAGCGCGGTCTGCTCACGCCGGTCGTGCGCGAGGCGGGCGAGAAGAACCTCGCTCAGATCGCCCACGACATCGCCGACCTCGCGGCCCGTACGCGTGACAACAAGCTGAAGCCCGACGAGCTCGCCGGCGGAACGTTCACGGTCACGAACACCGGTTCGCGCGGTGCGCTCTTCGACACCCCGGTCGTGTTCCTGCCGCAGTCCGCCATCCTCGGCACGGGCACCGTCGTCAAGCGCCCCGGCGTCGTGACGGTCGACGGCAAGGACGCGTTCTCGGTTCGCTCCTACGTGTATCTGGCTCTGTCGTACGACCACCGGATCATCGACGGCGCCGACGCGGCACGCTTCCTCTCGGCGATGAAGACGCGCCTCGAGACGGCCGACTTCGCCGGAGACCTCGGGATCTGA
- a CDS encoding copper chaperone PCu(A)C, which translates to MNIPTNRIRFAAVIAAAVLALAGCAADAQPAATSTSAADAITVTDAWVKSAGSGMSAAFGEINNGSDADVTVTAASTAASTSVELHETVENESGQMVMRQIEGGFVIPAHGSLTLAPGGNHIMLMDLTAPLVAGDDVTLTLTYSDGTTSQITAPVKDYAGANENYESGDMNMDMSGDSETGQ; encoded by the coding sequence GTGAACATTCCCACCAACCGCATCCGCTTTGCCGCCGTTATCGCGGCCGCTGTCCTCGCTCTCGCCGGCTGCGCGGCCGATGCTCAGCCCGCCGCGACGAGCACGAGCGCCGCCGACGCGATCACGGTCACCGACGCCTGGGTCAAGTCCGCTGGTTCCGGTATGTCCGCCGCCTTCGGCGAGATCAACAACGGCAGCGATGCTGATGTCACCGTCACGGCGGCGTCCACCGCCGCATCCACCTCGGTCGAGCTCCACGAGACGGTCGAGAACGAGTCTGGGCAGATGGTCATGCGCCAGATCGAGGGCGGATTCGTCATCCCCGCCCACGGCAGCCTGACCCTCGCGCCCGGGGGCAACCACATCATGCTCATGGATCTCACCGCGCCCCTGGTGGCCGGCGACGACGTCACCCTCACGCTCACCTACTCAGACGGCACGACCTCGCAGATCACCGCGCCGGTCAAGGACTACGCCGGAGCGAATGAGAACTACGAGAGCGGCGACATGAACATGGACATGAGCGGCGACAGCGAGACGGGCCAGTGA